Proteins from a genomic interval of Kribbella aluminosa:
- a CDS encoding aminoglycoside phosphotransferase family protein, with translation MVTALDEALRAACEQRQLDPTGAELIHHYSNAVYLLPAEPAIARIAVGNESPERLRATQIVTSWLSRERGFAATTPLAGVDLVEIDPTTTVTFWTYYPQPTPGQGEPLTSAHLGQLLHDLHLTGWPPTPLQRWTPLESLERALLSTAGSDAISAEERQWITDRVSAVRAELSALDWPLGEGLIHGDAWAGNLMWDTISSPPRAILCDWDRVSWGPREVDLIPTWHAAVRYGRDESWIQDFITHYKYDLRDWSGYQTLLSMRDLAQLPGPLRRASNPPHAAALRQRLDALRSGDRTAIWIAL, from the coding sequence GTGGTCACTGCCCTCGACGAAGCCCTCCGCGCCGCCTGCGAGCAACGTCAGCTCGACCCCACTGGCGCCGAACTCATCCATCACTACAGCAACGCCGTGTACCTGCTGCCCGCCGAACCGGCGATCGCCCGGATCGCCGTGGGCAACGAGAGCCCCGAGAGGCTGCGAGCGACCCAGATCGTGACGAGCTGGCTCAGCCGAGAGCGCGGCTTCGCAGCCACCACGCCGCTCGCCGGCGTCGACCTGGTCGAGATCGACCCGACCACCACCGTGACGTTCTGGACCTACTACCCCCAGCCCACACCGGGCCAGGGAGAGCCACTGACGTCTGCCCACCTTGGCCAACTGCTGCACGACCTTCACCTCACCGGCTGGCCGCCCACTCCGCTGCAGCGCTGGACCCCACTCGAATCGCTCGAGCGAGCGCTGCTATCGACCGCCGGCAGCGACGCGATCTCGGCCGAAGAACGCCAGTGGATCACCGACCGCGTCAGCGCCGTACGCGCCGAGCTCTCCGCCCTCGACTGGCCACTCGGCGAAGGCCTCATCCACGGCGACGCATGGGCCGGCAACCTCATGTGGGACACCATCTCCAGCCCGCCTCGGGCAATCTTGTGCGACTGGGATCGGGTCAGCTGGGGACCTCGCGAAGTCGATCTGATCCCGACCTGGCACGCAGCTGTGCGGTACGGCCGGGACGAGTCCTGGATTCAGGACTTCATCACGCATTACAAGTACGACCTGCGTGACTGGTCCGGCTATCAAACCCTGCTCAGCATGCGCGACCTCGCGCAACTGCCCGGCCCGCTGCGCAGAGCATCCAACCCACCGCATGCCGCCGCACTGCGGCAACGGCTAGACGCACTTCGCTCTGGCGACCGCACGGCGATCTGGATTGCACTCTAG